The following coding sequences are from one Syngnathus acus chromosome 14, fSynAcu1.2, whole genome shotgun sequence window:
- the dpf2 gene encoding zinc finger protein ubi-d4 isoform X1 yields MAAVVENVVKLRLGEQYYRDAMEQCHNYNARLCAERSVRMPFLDSQTGVAQSNCYIWMEKRHRGPGRAPGQLYTYPSRRWRKKRRSHPTEDPRLVFPSAKSEIDFGPKKDALLSSDGSSLEALLKGDSLEKRTPVDPRASEEDSNTSDYSVGLNPATRIRKKILEPDDFLDDLDDEDYEEDTPKRRGKGKGKGRGVGSSSKKKLDSAALEERDKPYVCDNAIKQKHISKPSEKVCGKRYKNRPGLSYHYTHSHLADEEGEETEETEASEPPLPETPKTPKRGPDGLALPNKYCDFCLGDSKTNHKTGQSEELVSCSDCGRSGHPSCLQFTPIMMAAVKTYRWQCIECKCCNMCGTSENDDQLLFCDDCDRGYHMYCLKPPMAEPPEGSWSCHLCVDLLKDKASIYQKQDAPPS; encoded by the exons ATGGCAGCTGTTGTCGAGAATGTTGTCAAACT caGGTTGGGTGAACAATACTACAGAGATGCCATGGAGCAATGCCATAACTACAACGCTCGTCTGTGCGCGGAGAGGAGCGTGCGCATGCCCTTCCTCGACTCCCAGACCGGCGTGGCTCAGAGCAACTGCTACATTTGGATGGAGAAGAGGCACAGGGGGCCTG GCAGGGCTCCGGGGCAGCTCTACACTTACCCTTCCAGGaggtggaggaagaagagaagatCTCATCCCACTGAGGACCCTCGGCTAGTTTTCCCCTCGGCCAAGTCAG AGATCGATTTTGGACCAAAGAAAGACGCACTCTTGTCGTCTGACGGTAGCAGCCTGGAGGCCTTGCTAAAGGGCGACTCTCTGGAGAAACGCACACCCGTCGATCCCCGAGCGTCTGAGGAAGATTCCAACACCAGCGACTACTCTGTCGGCCTGAACCCTGCCACACGCATCAGAAAG AAAATCCTGGAGCCCGATGACTTCCTAGATGACCTGGATGATGAGGACTACGAGGAAGACACGCCCAAGAGAAGAGGCAAAGGCAAGGGGAAG GGTCGCGGCgtgggcagcagcagcaagaagAAGCTGGACTCTGCGGCGTTGGAGGAACGCGACAAGCCGTACGTGTGCGACA ACGCTATCAAACAAAAGCATATTTCCAAACCTTCTGAAAAAG TCTGCGGCAAGCGCTACAAGAACCGCCCGGGCCTGAGCTACCACTACACACACTCGCATCTGGCCGACGAGGAGGGCGAAGAGACGGAGGAGACGGAGGCCAGCGAGCCACCGCTGCCAGAGACGCCCAAAA CCCCAAAGAGAGGTCCGGATGGGCTGGCCCTGCCCAACAAGTACTGCGACTTCTGCTTGGGAGACTCCAAAACCAACCACAAGACGGGCCAGTCCGAAGAGCTGGTGTCCTGCTCTGACTGCGGCCGCTCAG GCCACCCGTCTTGCCTGCAGTTCACCCCCATCATGATGGCCGCCGTCAAGACGTATCGCTGGCAGTGCATCGAATGCAAGTGCTGTAACATGTGCGGCACCTCCGAGAATGAC GACCAACTGCTCTTCTGCGACGACTGTGATCGAGGTTACCACATGTACTGTCTCAAGCCGCCCATGGCGGAACCCCCAGAGG GGAGCTGGAGTTGTCACCTGTGCGTGGACCTCCTGAAAGACAAAGCGTCCATCTACCAGAAGCAGGACGCCCCGCCCTCGTGA
- the dpf2 gene encoding zinc finger protein ubi-d4 isoform X4, producing the protein MAAVVENVVKLLGEQYYRDAMEQCHNYNARLCAERSVRMPFLDSQTGVAQSNCYIWMEKRHRGPGRAPGQLYTYPSRRWRKKRRSHPTEDPRLVFPSAKSEIDFGPKKDALLSSDGSSLEALLKGDSLEKRTPVDPRASEEDSNTSDYSVGLNPATRIRKKILEPDDFLDDLDDEDYEEDTPKRRGKGKGKGRGVGSSSKKKLDSAALEERDKPYVCDICGKRYKNRPGLSYHYTHSHLADEEGEETEETEASEPPLPETPKTPKRGPDGLALPNKYCDFCLGDSKTNHKTGQSEELVSCSDCGRSGHPSCLQFTPIMMAAVKTYRWQCIECKCCNMCGTSENDDQLLFCDDCDRGYHMYCLKPPMAEPPEGSWSCHLCVDLLKDKASIYQKQDAPPS; encoded by the exons ATGGCAGCTGTTGTCGAGAATGTTGTCAAACT GTTGGGTGAACAATACTACAGAGATGCCATGGAGCAATGCCATAACTACAACGCTCGTCTGTGCGCGGAGAGGAGCGTGCGCATGCCCTTCCTCGACTCCCAGACCGGCGTGGCTCAGAGCAACTGCTACATTTGGATGGAGAAGAGGCACAGGGGGCCTG GCAGGGCTCCGGGGCAGCTCTACACTTACCCTTCCAGGaggtggaggaagaagagaagatCTCATCCCACTGAGGACCCTCGGCTAGTTTTCCCCTCGGCCAAGTCAG AGATCGATTTTGGACCAAAGAAAGACGCACTCTTGTCGTCTGACGGTAGCAGCCTGGAGGCCTTGCTAAAGGGCGACTCTCTGGAGAAACGCACACCCGTCGATCCCCGAGCGTCTGAGGAAGATTCCAACACCAGCGACTACTCTGTCGGCCTGAACCCTGCCACACGCATCAGAAAG AAAATCCTGGAGCCCGATGACTTCCTAGATGACCTGGATGATGAGGACTACGAGGAAGACACGCCCAAGAGAAGAGGCAAAGGCAAGGGGAAG GGTCGCGGCgtgggcagcagcagcaagaagAAGCTGGACTCTGCGGCGTTGGAGGAACGCGACAAGCCGTACGTGTGCGACA TCTGCGGCAAGCGCTACAAGAACCGCCCGGGCCTGAGCTACCACTACACACACTCGCATCTGGCCGACGAGGAGGGCGAAGAGACGGAGGAGACGGAGGCCAGCGAGCCACCGCTGCCAGAGACGCCCAAAA CCCCAAAGAGAGGTCCGGATGGGCTGGCCCTGCCCAACAAGTACTGCGACTTCTGCTTGGGAGACTCCAAAACCAACCACAAGACGGGCCAGTCCGAAGAGCTGGTGTCCTGCTCTGACTGCGGCCGCTCAG GCCACCCGTCTTGCCTGCAGTTCACCCCCATCATGATGGCCGCCGTCAAGACGTATCGCTGGCAGTGCATCGAATGCAAGTGCTGTAACATGTGCGGCACCTCCGAGAATGAC GACCAACTGCTCTTCTGCGACGACTGTGATCGAGGTTACCACATGTACTGTCTCAAGCCGCCCATGGCGGAACCCCCAGAGG GGAGCTGGAGTTGTCACCTGTGCGTGGACCTCCTGAAAGACAAAGCGTCCATCTACCAGAAGCAGGACGCCCCGCCCTCGTGA
- the dpf2 gene encoding zinc finger protein ubi-d4 isoform X3, protein MAAVVENVVKLRLGEQYYRDAMEQCHNYNARLCAERSVRMPFLDSQTGVAQSNCYIWMEKRHRGPGRAPGQLYTYPSRRWRKKRRSHPTEDPRLVFPSAKSEIDFGPKKDALLSSDGSSLEALLKGDSLEKRTPVDPRASEEDSNTSDYSVGLNPATRIRKKILEPDDFLDDLDDEDYEEDTPKRRGKGKGKGRGVGSSSKKKLDSAALEERDKPYVCDICGKRYKNRPGLSYHYTHSHLADEEGEETEETEASEPPLPETPKTPKRGPDGLALPNKYCDFCLGDSKTNHKTGQSEELVSCSDCGRSGHPSCLQFTPIMMAAVKTYRWQCIECKCCNMCGTSENDDQLLFCDDCDRGYHMYCLKPPMAEPPEGSWSCHLCVDLLKDKASIYQKQDAPPS, encoded by the exons ATGGCAGCTGTTGTCGAGAATGTTGTCAAACT caGGTTGGGTGAACAATACTACAGAGATGCCATGGAGCAATGCCATAACTACAACGCTCGTCTGTGCGCGGAGAGGAGCGTGCGCATGCCCTTCCTCGACTCCCAGACCGGCGTGGCTCAGAGCAACTGCTACATTTGGATGGAGAAGAGGCACAGGGGGCCTG GCAGGGCTCCGGGGCAGCTCTACACTTACCCTTCCAGGaggtggaggaagaagagaagatCTCATCCCACTGAGGACCCTCGGCTAGTTTTCCCCTCGGCCAAGTCAG AGATCGATTTTGGACCAAAGAAAGACGCACTCTTGTCGTCTGACGGTAGCAGCCTGGAGGCCTTGCTAAAGGGCGACTCTCTGGAGAAACGCACACCCGTCGATCCCCGAGCGTCTGAGGAAGATTCCAACACCAGCGACTACTCTGTCGGCCTGAACCCTGCCACACGCATCAGAAAG AAAATCCTGGAGCCCGATGACTTCCTAGATGACCTGGATGATGAGGACTACGAGGAAGACACGCCCAAGAGAAGAGGCAAAGGCAAGGGGAAG GGTCGCGGCgtgggcagcagcagcaagaagAAGCTGGACTCTGCGGCGTTGGAGGAACGCGACAAGCCGTACGTGTGCGACA TCTGCGGCAAGCGCTACAAGAACCGCCCGGGCCTGAGCTACCACTACACACACTCGCATCTGGCCGACGAGGAGGGCGAAGAGACGGAGGAGACGGAGGCCAGCGAGCCACCGCTGCCAGAGACGCCCAAAA CCCCAAAGAGAGGTCCGGATGGGCTGGCCCTGCCCAACAAGTACTGCGACTTCTGCTTGGGAGACTCCAAAACCAACCACAAGACGGGCCAGTCCGAAGAGCTGGTGTCCTGCTCTGACTGCGGCCGCTCAG GCCACCCGTCTTGCCTGCAGTTCACCCCCATCATGATGGCCGCCGTCAAGACGTATCGCTGGCAGTGCATCGAATGCAAGTGCTGTAACATGTGCGGCACCTCCGAGAATGAC GACCAACTGCTCTTCTGCGACGACTGTGATCGAGGTTACCACATGTACTGTCTCAAGCCGCCCATGGCGGAACCCCCAGAGG GGAGCTGGAGTTGTCACCTGTGCGTGGACCTCCTGAAAGACAAAGCGTCCATCTACCAGAAGCAGGACGCCCCGCCCTCGTGA
- the dpf2 gene encoding zinc finger protein ubi-d4 isoform X2 codes for MAAVVENVVKLLGEQYYRDAMEQCHNYNARLCAERSVRMPFLDSQTGVAQSNCYIWMEKRHRGPGRAPGQLYTYPSRRWRKKRRSHPTEDPRLVFPSAKSEIDFGPKKDALLSSDGSSLEALLKGDSLEKRTPVDPRASEEDSNTSDYSVGLNPATRIRKKILEPDDFLDDLDDEDYEEDTPKRRGKGKGKGRGVGSSSKKKLDSAALEERDKPYVCDNAIKQKHISKPSEKVCGKRYKNRPGLSYHYTHSHLADEEGEETEETEASEPPLPETPKTPKRGPDGLALPNKYCDFCLGDSKTNHKTGQSEELVSCSDCGRSGHPSCLQFTPIMMAAVKTYRWQCIECKCCNMCGTSENDDQLLFCDDCDRGYHMYCLKPPMAEPPEGSWSCHLCVDLLKDKASIYQKQDAPPS; via the exons ATGGCAGCTGTTGTCGAGAATGTTGTCAAACT GTTGGGTGAACAATACTACAGAGATGCCATGGAGCAATGCCATAACTACAACGCTCGTCTGTGCGCGGAGAGGAGCGTGCGCATGCCCTTCCTCGACTCCCAGACCGGCGTGGCTCAGAGCAACTGCTACATTTGGATGGAGAAGAGGCACAGGGGGCCTG GCAGGGCTCCGGGGCAGCTCTACACTTACCCTTCCAGGaggtggaggaagaagagaagatCTCATCCCACTGAGGACCCTCGGCTAGTTTTCCCCTCGGCCAAGTCAG AGATCGATTTTGGACCAAAGAAAGACGCACTCTTGTCGTCTGACGGTAGCAGCCTGGAGGCCTTGCTAAAGGGCGACTCTCTGGAGAAACGCACACCCGTCGATCCCCGAGCGTCTGAGGAAGATTCCAACACCAGCGACTACTCTGTCGGCCTGAACCCTGCCACACGCATCAGAAAG AAAATCCTGGAGCCCGATGACTTCCTAGATGACCTGGATGATGAGGACTACGAGGAAGACACGCCCAAGAGAAGAGGCAAAGGCAAGGGGAAG GGTCGCGGCgtgggcagcagcagcaagaagAAGCTGGACTCTGCGGCGTTGGAGGAACGCGACAAGCCGTACGTGTGCGACA ACGCTATCAAACAAAAGCATATTTCCAAACCTTCTGAAAAAG TCTGCGGCAAGCGCTACAAGAACCGCCCGGGCCTGAGCTACCACTACACACACTCGCATCTGGCCGACGAGGAGGGCGAAGAGACGGAGGAGACGGAGGCCAGCGAGCCACCGCTGCCAGAGACGCCCAAAA CCCCAAAGAGAGGTCCGGATGGGCTGGCCCTGCCCAACAAGTACTGCGACTTCTGCTTGGGAGACTCCAAAACCAACCACAAGACGGGCCAGTCCGAAGAGCTGGTGTCCTGCTCTGACTGCGGCCGCTCAG GCCACCCGTCTTGCCTGCAGTTCACCCCCATCATGATGGCCGCCGTCAAGACGTATCGCTGGCAGTGCATCGAATGCAAGTGCTGTAACATGTGCGGCACCTCCGAGAATGAC GACCAACTGCTCTTCTGCGACGACTGTGATCGAGGTTACCACATGTACTGTCTCAAGCCGCCCATGGCGGAACCCCCAGAGG GGAGCTGGAGTTGTCACCTGTGCGTGGACCTCCTGAAAGACAAAGCGTCCATCTACCAGAAGCAGGACGCCCCGCCCTCGTGA
- the LOC119133435 gene encoding sodium/potassium/calcium exchanger 3, translating into MRAARHRHRRPFQRFCCCGVGLLSVLWFAQVIRAPAETSESGQGVEGNTLRWTRRLMQMPGNQTEAEHRAAIHEFPKDIFNKEQRKNGAVLLHVLCAIYMFYALAIVCDDYFVPSLEKISENLQLSEDVAGATFMAAGSSAPELFTSLIGVFITKGDVGVGTIVGSAVFNILVIIGLCGIFAGQTVKLTWWSLFRDSSYYILSVLALIGVIYDAVVVWWESLLLMTMYVIYIIIMKFNTRLLTFVTQQLRHTRPCCVASEDRREEKMADDTSAGHTAMALLNKAQVHNQESTRVIMVDELLIVSPHKLSFSDAGLRIMITPHFSPRTRLSMAGRVLISERQRLIRSSKSPRCSGAGLGSRGASAANSLKRAGSCSLENGGGVGHVESGDKLGADEDDDGVFHPLRFPDGCSARVKWVITWPLGLLLYCTVPNCIVPRWHRWFMVTFVASTLWIAVFSYLMVWMVTIVSFTLDIPDYIMGITFLAAGTSVPDCMASLIVARQGMGDMAVSNSIGSNIFDILLGLGFPWALRTLVVDHGSFVPINNKGLVYSVILLLASVFLTVTSVHLNHWRLDRRLGLGLLFLYAIFLLCSILFGHM; encoded by the exons CCGAGACTTCTGAGTCTGGTCAAGGCGTGGAAGGCAACACGTTGCGATGGACACGCCGCCTCATGCAGATGCCCGGCAACCAGACTGAGGCTGAACACCGAGCAG CCATCCACGAGTTTCCAAAAGACATCTTCAACAAGGAGCAGAGAAAGAATGGAGCCGTCTTGTTGCATGTTCTCTGT GCCATCTACATGTTCTACGCGCTGGCCATCGTCTGCGATGACTATTTTGTTCCTTCACTTGAGAAAATATCGGAG AATTTACAACTGAGCGAGGATGTTGCCGGGGCGACGTTCATGGCAGCAGGAAGTTCTGCTCCGGAGCTCTTCACATCGCTCATTG GTGTCTTCATCACTAAAGGCGACGTCGGCGTGGGCACCATCGTAGGCTCGGCCGTCTTCAACATCCTGGTCATCATCGGACTATGTGGCATCTTTGCGGGACAG ACGGTGAAGCTCACATGGTGGTCTTTGTTTCGAGACTCCTCCTACTACATCCTGTCCGTGCTGGCGCTCATCGGG GTCATTTATGATGCTGTGGTCGTCTG GTGGGAGTCTTTGCTCCTCATGACCATGTATGTGAtctacatcatcatcatgaa GTTCAACACTCGCCTTCTGACATTTGTGACGCAACAGTTGCGGCACACCAGGCCATGTTGCGTGGCATCGGAGGATCGCAGGGAGGAGAAAATGGCAGATGACACCTCAGCAGGTCACACCGCCATGGCCCTCCTAAATAAAG CCCAAGTCCATAATCAGGAGAGCACCCGAGTCATCATGGTGGACGAGCTTCTCATAGTCAGCCCTCACAAGCTGTCCTTTTCTGACGCCGGCCTGCGCATCATGATCACGCCACACTTTTCCCCTCGCACCAGACTCTCCATGGCTGGTCGTGTGCTCATCAGCGAg AGACAGAGGCTCATCCGGAGTTCCAAGAGCCCGCGATGCAGCGGGGCTGGTCTCGGGTCCCGAGGGGCCTCCGCCGCCAACAGTCTGAAGAGGGCGGGCTCCTGCAGTTTGGAGAACGGTGGCGGAGTAGGACACGTGGAGTCCGGAGACAAGCTGGGGGCGGATGAAGACGACGATGGCGTGTTTCACCCCTTGCGCTTCCCAG ACGGCTGCTCGGCCAGAGTCAAGTGGGTCATCACTTGGCCGCTGGGCCTGCTGCTTTACTGCACGGTGCCCAACTGCATCGTACCGCGCTGGCATCGCTGGTTCATGGTCACCTTTGTGGCCTCCACGCTGTGGATCGCTGTCTTCTCCTACCTCATGGTGTGGATG GTCACCATTGTGAGCTTCACCTTAGACATCCCAGACTACATCATGGGCATCACCTTCCTAGCAGCAGGGACCAGCGTGCCCGACTGCATGGCCAGCCTCATAGTTGCACGACAAG GCATGGGGGACATGGCCGTGTCCAACTCCATCGGCAGCAACATCTTTGACATCTTGCTGGGTTTGGGCTTCCCGTGGGCTCTCCGCACTTTGGTGGTGGACCACGGCTCATTC GTGCCCATCAATAACAAAGGACTGGTGTATTCTGTCATCCTGCTGCTGGCATCTGTGTTCCTCACC GTGACGAGCGTTCATCTAAACCACTGGCGGCTGGATCGTCGCCTCGGTCTGGGCTTGTTGTTCCTTTACGCCATCTTCCTGCTCTGCTCCATCCTCTTTGGGCACATGTGA